One window of the Macaca thibetana thibetana isolate TM-01 chromosome 13, ASM2454274v1, whole genome shotgun sequence genome contains the following:
- the MFSD9 gene encoding major facilitator superfamily domain-containing protein 9 isoform X2, which translates to MELGGHWDMSSAPRLVSEIAEPQQERNTGTEAGAADSGAVRTRRFLLCLYLDLFGVSMVVPVLSLHVKSLGASPTVAGIVGSSYGVLQLFSSTFVGCWSDVVGKRSSLLTCILLSALGYLLLGAATNMFLFVLARVPAGIFKHTLSISRALLSDVVPEKERPLVIGHFNTASGVGFILGPMVGGYLTELEDGFYLTAFICFLVFILNAGLVWFFPWREAKPGSTDKGLPLRKTHVLLGRSHDAVQEAATNRGARASKKAARPWVEVGLALRNMKNLLFSEMWDIFLVRLLMAVAVMLYYSNFVLALEERFGVRPKVTGYLISYSSMLGAVAGLALGPILRLYKHNSQVLLLHSSMLTCALLLLYSLAPTMGAVVLSSTLLSFSTAIGRTCITDLQLTVGGAQASGTLIGVGQSVTAVGRIIAPLLSGVAQEVSPCGPPSLGAALALVAIFIMSLNRPHSSGDRNGKLKSE; encoded by the exons ATGGAGCTTGGGGGTCACTGGGACATGAGCTCggcccccaggctggtctcggagaTCGCAGAGCCGCAACAGGAGCGGAACACAGGAACCGAGGCGGGGGCTGCCGACTCCGGTGCGGTCCGAACCCGCCGCTTCCTGCTCTGTCTCTACTTG gacTTGTTTGGTGTCAGCATGGTTGTGCCTGTATTGAGCCTTCATGTCAAGTCCCTTGGAGCAAGTCCAACCGTTGCCGGAATAGTAG GCTCCTCCTATGGCGTTTTGCAACTCTTTTCCAGCACGTTCGTG GGCTGCTGGAGCGATGTGGTGGGAAAACGGTCTTCCTTGCTGACTTGCATTCTACTCAGTGCCCTGGGCTATCTCCTTCTCGGAGCAGCCACCAACATGTTCCTGTTTGTCCTGGCTAGAGTCCCGGCAG GTATTTTTAAACACACACTGTCCATTTCGAGGGCTCTACTTTCTGATGTGGTTCCAGAGAAGGAACGGCCGCTTGTAATCGGACACTTCAACACAGCCTCCGGTGTGGGCTTCATCCTGGGCCCCATGGTCGGTGGTTATCTCACTGAATTAGAGGATGGGTTTTATCTCACAGCCTTCATCTGCTTTTTGGTCTTCATTCTCAATGCCG GTCTCGTTTGGTTCTTTCCGTGGAGGGAAGCAAAACCGGGCAGTACAGACAAGGGCTTGCCATTGCGAAAGACCCACGTGCTGTTGGGAAGGAGCCATGACGCAGTGCAGGAGGCAGCCACCAACCGCGGAGCCAGGGCCAGCAAGAAGGCTGCCCGGCCCTGGGTCGAAGTGGGGTTGGCCTTGCGGAACATGAAGAACCTGCTGTTTTCCGAAATGTGGGACATATTTCTGGTGCGCCTGCTGATGGCCGTGGCAGTCATGCTGTACTACAGTAACTTTGTCCTGGCCCTGGAGGAGCGCTTTGGGGTGCGGCCCAAGGTGACAGGCTACCTCATCAGTTACAGCAGCATGCTGGGGGCCGTCGCCGGCCTCGCCCTGGGGCCGATCCTGCGGCTGTACAAGCACAACTCGCAGGTactgctgctgcattccagcatgCTCACCTGCGCGCTGCTGCTGCTCTACTCCTTGGCCCCCACCATGGGTGCAGTTGTCCTCTCCTCCACTCTCCTGTCCTTCTCCACTGCCATCGGCAGGACGTGCATCACGGACCTCCAGCTGACCGTGGGCGGAGCCCAGGCCAGCGGCACCCTCATTGGCGTGGGGCAGTCTGTGACTGCGGTGGGCCGCATCATTGCCCCTCTCCTCTCGGGGGTCGCCCAGGAGGTCAGCCCTTGCGGCCCCCCAAGTCTGGGCGCTGCGTTAGCCTTAGTGGCCATTTTCATAATGTCTCTAAACAGACCACACTCTAGTGGTGATAGGAATGGTAAATTAAAAAGTGAGTAG
- the MFSD9 gene encoding major facilitator superfamily domain-containing protein 9 isoform X1: MELGGHWDMSSAPRLVSEIAEPQQERNTGTEAGAADSGAVRTRRFLLCLYLVGFLDLFGVSMVVPVLSLHVKSLGASPTVAGIVGSSYGVLQLFSSTFVGCWSDVVGKRSSLLTCILLSALGYLLLGAATNMFLFVLARVPAGIFKHTLSISRALLSDVVPEKERPLVIGHFNTASGVGFILGPMVGGYLTELEDGFYLTAFICFLVFILNAGLVWFFPWREAKPGSTDKGLPLRKTHVLLGRSHDAVQEAATNRGARASKKAARPWVEVGLALRNMKNLLFSEMWDIFLVRLLMAVAVMLYYSNFVLALEERFGVRPKVTGYLISYSSMLGAVAGLALGPILRLYKHNSQVLLLHSSMLTCALLLLYSLAPTMGAVVLSSTLLSFSTAIGRTCITDLQLTVGGAQASGTLIGVGQSVTAVGRIIAPLLSGVAQEVSPCGPPSLGAALALVAIFIMSLNRPHSSGDRNGKLKSE, encoded by the exons ATGGAGCTTGGGGGTCACTGGGACATGAGCTCggcccccaggctggtctcggagaTCGCAGAGCCGCAACAGGAGCGGAACACAGGAACCGAGGCGGGGGCTGCCGACTCCGGTGCGGTCCGAACCCGCCGCTTCCTGCTCTGTCTCTACTTGGTAGGCTTCTTG gacTTGTTTGGTGTCAGCATGGTTGTGCCTGTATTGAGCCTTCATGTCAAGTCCCTTGGAGCAAGTCCAACCGTTGCCGGAATAGTAG GCTCCTCCTATGGCGTTTTGCAACTCTTTTCCAGCACGTTCGTG GGCTGCTGGAGCGATGTGGTGGGAAAACGGTCTTCCTTGCTGACTTGCATTCTACTCAGTGCCCTGGGCTATCTCCTTCTCGGAGCAGCCACCAACATGTTCCTGTTTGTCCTGGCTAGAGTCCCGGCAG GTATTTTTAAACACACACTGTCCATTTCGAGGGCTCTACTTTCTGATGTGGTTCCAGAGAAGGAACGGCCGCTTGTAATCGGACACTTCAACACAGCCTCCGGTGTGGGCTTCATCCTGGGCCCCATGGTCGGTGGTTATCTCACTGAATTAGAGGATGGGTTTTATCTCACAGCCTTCATCTGCTTTTTGGTCTTCATTCTCAATGCCG GTCTCGTTTGGTTCTTTCCGTGGAGGGAAGCAAAACCGGGCAGTACAGACAAGGGCTTGCCATTGCGAAAGACCCACGTGCTGTTGGGAAGGAGCCATGACGCAGTGCAGGAGGCAGCCACCAACCGCGGAGCCAGGGCCAGCAAGAAGGCTGCCCGGCCCTGGGTCGAAGTGGGGTTGGCCTTGCGGAACATGAAGAACCTGCTGTTTTCCGAAATGTGGGACATATTTCTGGTGCGCCTGCTGATGGCCGTGGCAGTCATGCTGTACTACAGTAACTTTGTCCTGGCCCTGGAGGAGCGCTTTGGGGTGCGGCCCAAGGTGACAGGCTACCTCATCAGTTACAGCAGCATGCTGGGGGCCGTCGCCGGCCTCGCCCTGGGGCCGATCCTGCGGCTGTACAAGCACAACTCGCAGGTactgctgctgcattccagcatgCTCACCTGCGCGCTGCTGCTGCTCTACTCCTTGGCCCCCACCATGGGTGCAGTTGTCCTCTCCTCCACTCTCCTGTCCTTCTCCACTGCCATCGGCAGGACGTGCATCACGGACCTCCAGCTGACCGTGGGCGGAGCCCAGGCCAGCGGCACCCTCATTGGCGTGGGGCAGTCTGTGACTGCGGTGGGCCGCATCATTGCCCCTCTCCTCTCGGGGGTCGCCCAGGAGGTCAGCCCTTGCGGCCCCCCAAGTCTGGGCGCTGCGTTAGCCTTAGTGGCCATTTTCATAATGTCTCTAAACAGACCACACTCTAGTGGTGATAGGAATGGTAAATTAAAAAGTGAGTAG
- the MFSD9 gene encoding major facilitator superfamily domain-containing protein 9 isoform X3: protein MVVPVLSLHVKSLGASPTVAGIVGSSYGVLQLFSSTFVGCWSDVVGKRSSLLTCILLSALGYLLLGAATNMFLFVLARVPAGIFKHTLSISRALLSDVVPEKERPLVIGHFNTASGVGFILGPMVGGYLTELEDGFYLTAFICFLVFILNAGLVWFFPWREAKPGSTDKGLPLRKTHVLLGRSHDAVQEAATNRGARASKKAARPWVEVGLALRNMKNLLFSEMWDIFLVRLLMAVAVMLYYSNFVLALEERFGVRPKVTGYLISYSSMLGAVAGLALGPILRLYKHNSQVLLLHSSMLTCALLLLYSLAPTMGAVVLSSTLLSFSTAIGRTCITDLQLTVGGAQASGTLIGVGQSVTAVGRIIAPLLSGVAQEVSPCGPPSLGAALALVAIFIMSLNRPHSSGDRNGKLKSE, encoded by the exons ATGGTTGTGCCTGTATTGAGCCTTCATGTCAAGTCCCTTGGAGCAAGTCCAACCGTTGCCGGAATAGTAG GCTCCTCCTATGGCGTTTTGCAACTCTTTTCCAGCACGTTCGTG GGCTGCTGGAGCGATGTGGTGGGAAAACGGTCTTCCTTGCTGACTTGCATTCTACTCAGTGCCCTGGGCTATCTCCTTCTCGGAGCAGCCACCAACATGTTCCTGTTTGTCCTGGCTAGAGTCCCGGCAG GTATTTTTAAACACACACTGTCCATTTCGAGGGCTCTACTTTCTGATGTGGTTCCAGAGAAGGAACGGCCGCTTGTAATCGGACACTTCAACACAGCCTCCGGTGTGGGCTTCATCCTGGGCCCCATGGTCGGTGGTTATCTCACTGAATTAGAGGATGGGTTTTATCTCACAGCCTTCATCTGCTTTTTGGTCTTCATTCTCAATGCCG GTCTCGTTTGGTTCTTTCCGTGGAGGGAAGCAAAACCGGGCAGTACAGACAAGGGCTTGCCATTGCGAAAGACCCACGTGCTGTTGGGAAGGAGCCATGACGCAGTGCAGGAGGCAGCCACCAACCGCGGAGCCAGGGCCAGCAAGAAGGCTGCCCGGCCCTGGGTCGAAGTGGGGTTGGCCTTGCGGAACATGAAGAACCTGCTGTTTTCCGAAATGTGGGACATATTTCTGGTGCGCCTGCTGATGGCCGTGGCAGTCATGCTGTACTACAGTAACTTTGTCCTGGCCCTGGAGGAGCGCTTTGGGGTGCGGCCCAAGGTGACAGGCTACCTCATCAGTTACAGCAGCATGCTGGGGGCCGTCGCCGGCCTCGCCCTGGGGCCGATCCTGCGGCTGTACAAGCACAACTCGCAGGTactgctgctgcattccagcatgCTCACCTGCGCGCTGCTGCTGCTCTACTCCTTGGCCCCCACCATGGGTGCAGTTGTCCTCTCCTCCACTCTCCTGTCCTTCTCCACTGCCATCGGCAGGACGTGCATCACGGACCTCCAGCTGACCGTGGGCGGAGCCCAGGCCAGCGGCACCCTCATTGGCGTGGGGCAGTCTGTGACTGCGGTGGGCCGCATCATTGCCCCTCTCCTCTCGGGGGTCGCCCAGGAGGTCAGCCCTTGCGGCCCCCCAAGTCTGGGCGCTGCGTTAGCCTTAGTGGCCATTTTCATAATGTCTCTAAACAGACCACACTCTAGTGGTGATAGGAATGGTAAATTAAAAAGTGAGTAG